The genomic DNA AGCTTTGAGGAGTTTAAGAAGCTTCATTTACTGCTTAGCTTTGAGAGCATTAGCACGGATCTGCCACTAAAGCTAAAAGAGAAATTTGCCACTCACGAGTGTGAAATTTCAAACAAATTTTATAAAGACTTTAGCGCATTTAGGCTCACTCTTTTTAAAAATATTTGCAAAAACAATGCTAGTGATAAAAATAGGCTTTTAAGCCTTACGCAAAAACTATGTGATAGGTTTGTCTTTATACTATTTGCCGAAGACCGCGGACTACTAAGACTTCGCACGATAGCCGAGATAAAAGATAAATTTCAAAACCAAGTTACTGAGCTTAGTTTTTATGACTTTTACAAAATTTACTTTAAAGCCATTGATGAAGGCAGTGAACGTCTTGATATCAAACGCTACAATGGCGGACTTTTTGCCACAGATACTGAGCTTGATGCACTAAAGATAGACGATAGCGTGCTTGAAGCACAGTTTTTAAGCGACTATGACTTTTTAAGCGACATCGGTGTAAATATCCTAGGACATATCTTTGAAAGCTCACTAAACGACCTTGAAGAGCTAAATGCGCAAATAAATGGTAATGAATTTGATGCCAAACAGAGCAAACGTAAAAAAGATGGCATATTTTATACACCAGAGTTTATAACAGAATTTATAGTTGAAAATTCACTTGGCATGCTTTGTAAAGCTAAAAAAGATGAGCTAGGGCTTGATCTAAATGAGCTATTAGCACCAAAAAACCCAAAAAAATTAACCAAAGCAGAAAGTGAGATCAAAGACAAAATTTATGCTTACCGCGAGTGGCTCTTATCTCTTAAGATACTTGATCCAGCTTGTGGCTCTGGTGCGTTTTTAAACCAAGCTTTAGAATTTCTCATTGCCGAGCATGGCGCATTAGACACTTACCGCAAAGTATATGAGGGCGAGGGCTTGGGACTTTACGATATAGAAAGCACGATTTTAGAAAACAATCTTTACGGCGTAGATATAAATGCCGATGCGGTCGAGATCGCTAGGCTATCTCTTTGGCTCCGCACAGCTGCAAAGGGGCGAGTTTTGACAGATCTTAGTAAAAATTTAGTAGCAGCAAACTCGCTTTTAGAATTTCCTTTTGACTTTAAATTTGATGTCGTTATAGGCAATCCTCCCTATGTCAGACAAGAGGCGATAAAAGAGCAAAAGCCAGCTCTACAAAAATATAAAGTTTATAGCGGCACGGCTGATTTGTTTGTCTATTTTTATGAGCTTGGCATTACACATCTAAAAGAAAATGGGCTTTTAGGTTTTATATGTTCAAATAAATTTTTCCGTACCAGCTATGGTGAAAATTTGCGTAAATTTATACTAGAAAATACGCAAATAACACATATTATCGATTTTGCTGGGGTTAAAGTTTTTGAAGATGCGAGCGTAGATAGTGCGGTTACTATTTTTAGAAAAATAAGAGCTGGTGAAAATTCAAAATTTAATTTCCTAGCCTCAAGCACCATAAATTTAAAAACGCAAAAATTTATCCAAATACCACAATCCACGCTAAACGAAACAAATTTTACTTTCCTTGATAAGAGCAAATTTGAGCTAAAAAATAAAATCGAAAAAGTTGCAGAGCCATTAAAAAATTGGGGCATAAAAATTCATTCTGGTATCAAAACAGGACTAAATGAAGTATTTATTATTGATAGTGACACCCGTGATAAAATTTTAAATAACTGCACTGGAGAAGAAAGAGAGCGGACGCAAAAGCTCATTAGGCCGATCTTACGAGGTCAAGATATAAAGCGTTATGACTATGAGTGGGCTGGGCTGTGGCTCATTTGCACTTTTCCAGCATTAAAGATAGATATTGAAATTTTTCCAAGTCTTAAGGAATATTTACAAAATTTTTTGCCTTATATAGCACAAAGTGGTGAAACCATAAATGGTAAAAAATGCCGCAAAAAAACATCAAATAAATGGTTTGAGACGCAAGACAACATCGCTTATTATGAAGAATTCGAAAAAGAGAAAATTTTATGTGCAAAAATTGTGCAAAGTCCAAAATTTGCTTACGATACAAATAATAATATTCCAAACAATACTGCATATTGCATAACTGGCGAAAATCTAAAATTTTTATTAGCCTTTTTAAATTCAACAGCTGTTTATAAAATTTTTAACTTTTTCTATGCTGGAGGCGGACTTGAAGGCGAAATAACAACAAATCGCTTAGAAATTTTGCCT from Campylobacter concisus includes the following:
- a CDS encoding Eco57I restriction-modification methylase domain-containing protein, which encodes MPIFNSKFLLTQEQDEEKLKKRYANLQMYQAKASDIKSFKEEKFQTQFLKDIFENCLGYTLDTTNPTNFNLEREKKNETDGKKADGAILINGEVRCVIELKDQTTQHLDKTPSNRELSPVDQAFRYFISHENAKYVVVSNFNELRFYIGNKTTFEKFDLFTASFEEFKKLHLLLSFESISTDLPLKLKEKFATHECEISNKFYKDFSAFRLTLFKNICKNNASDKNRLLSLTQKLCDRFVFILFAEDRGLLRLRTIAEIKDKFQNQVTELSFYDFYKIYFKAIDEGSERLDIKRYNGGLFATDTELDALKIDDSVLEAQFLSDYDFLSDIGVNILGHIFESSLNDLEELNAQINGNEFDAKQSKRKKDGIFYTPEFITEFIVENSLGMLCKAKKDELGLDLNELLAPKNPKKLTKAESEIKDKIYAYREWLLSLKILDPACGSGAFLNQALEFLIAEHGALDTYRKVYEGEGLGLYDIESTILENNLYGVDINADAVEIARLSLWLRTAAKGRVLTDLSKNLVAANSLLEFPFDFKFDVVIGNPPYVRQEAIKEQKPALQKYKVYSGTADLFVYFYELGITHLKENGLLGFICSNKFFRTSYGENLRKFILENTQITHIIDFAGVKVFEDASVDSAVTIFRKIRAGENSKFNFLASSTINLKTQKFIQIPQSTLNETNFTFLDKSKFELKNKIEKVAEPLKNWGIKIHSGIKTGLNEVFIIDSDTRDKILNNCTGEERERTQKLIRPILRGQDIKRYDYEWAGLWLICTFPALKIDIEIFPSLKEYLQNFLPYIAQSGETINGKKCRKKTSNKWFETQDNIAYYEEFEKEKILCAKIVQSPKFAYDTNNNIPNNTAYCITGENLKFLLAFLNSTAVYKIFNFFYAGGGLEGEITTNRLEILPIPQITPQNKNLSNEIINLVDEILKANEKIKLYEKHMPTLTLDEKLEVKENINALNDKIKASDEKIDKLVFELYELTSDEITLITGGGEIDGITKIYIYILQRGENEPIRALLQSAA